In Persephonella sp. IF05-L8, the following are encoded in one genomic region:
- a CDS encoding EAL domain-containing protein — protein sequence MSLKKKFLLLYAGIFLFFVTFFLIFYFGLETKNFRNIEYEYIYSTFKHIDADLNKQLHNLKKLAEKEANSDNIHLLIKNENIATNSFDTSILKEYRINLYMLLNSKGEIILMQCYPSSLNCYHLTNTLTHIVSMNKSITGFVSLNNKPWIVSVQYIPSKNKKDKKVGYLVFGKKVEGLDLSLIKPTQSSIKVNFLDKKEKLIEGTLYLKEGSDDYIFSLTRKSINGTPLTVYSGYIQPHITKQAHTFMLISSSVFIFIFLITFLILYFSFRNFFGKPLAEIIKKLDEIANNGDFSQRLPEKFSSEEFNTLSKEINLLLLAAENYLKQAKEKSEMFEVLAENAPVGVYLFREKIEYINPFIKNILGYTPAEVIGRPITDFLIETDTRLKENITRNIKKRLRGEKFRNEFQMKLKAKDGTLKDLLIISNTVFINGKPYGMGIAIDITKIKELENRLKEMVEKDSLTNLLSRRGFYNKLEYFINLYRKNKSKFFLLFIDLNHFKNINDSYGHSMGDEVLKVIGNQLKKALWKEDIIGRFGGDEFGVIIPNFAKFDDIVIILEKIIKEIEKPVEINGHKFSITASIGITVFPEDGLSAEQLIKRADIAMYRAKENSRKTNQSSFVFFSPEFEKQIKEKFEIEKELKRAVQEFPEEFFVLYQPIFDLQTNRPVKVEALLRWNSIKFGLMQPSVFIPIAEETGIISSITKIVIEKVTKQIKIWQEKGIEVRASINISPVDFKNENVLEFLIKKVKENKLEGQICVEITENILLENIDHNKRLLNKLVQNGIEIMLDDFGTGYSSLTYLKKFPISVLKIDREFVKDMTHDEYDRGIVFTIIKLTQILSMNSLAEGIETEEHLNILKELGCTYGQGYFFSKPVSPQEIENKYFSPVSI from the coding sequence ATGAGTTTAAAGAAAAAGTTTTTATTACTTTATGCAGGGATATTTTTATTTTTTGTTACCTTTTTTCTGATTTTTTACTTTGGTCTGGAAACTAAAAATTTTAGAAACATTGAATATGAGTACATATATTCAACATTTAAACATATAGATGCTGACCTTAATAAACAGCTTCACAACTTAAAAAAACTGGCAGAAAAAGAAGCTAACAGCGACAATATTCACTTACTTATAAAAAATGAAAATATTGCCACAAACAGCTTTGATACATCCATCCTAAAAGAATACAGGATAAATCTGTATATGCTTCTGAATTCAAAAGGGGAAATTATCCTAATGCAATGTTATCCTTCTTCTTTGAACTGTTATCATTTAACTAACACCTTAACCCATATTGTATCTATGAACAAAAGCATTACAGGTTTTGTTTCTTTAAACAACAAACCATGGATAGTCTCGGTTCAGTATATACCTTCTAAAAATAAAAAAGATAAAAAGGTTGGCTACCTGGTATTTGGCAAAAAAGTAGAGGGATTAGACCTATCCTTAATAAAACCCACCCAATCTTCTATAAAGGTTAATTTTTTAGATAAAAAAGAAAAGCTCATTGAGGGAACATTATACCTCAAGGAAGGTTCTGATGATTATATCTTCAGTTTAACAAGAAAAAGTATCAATGGAACTCCTTTAACTGTCTATTCTGGATATATACAACCACATATTACAAAACAAGCTCACACTTTTATGCTAATTTCAAGCTCGGTATTCATTTTTATATTTCTAATAACATTTTTAATATTGTATTTCTCATTCAGAAACTTTTTTGGAAAACCTCTTGCCGAGATTATAAAAAAATTAGATGAGATAGCAAACAACGGTGATTTTAGCCAGAGATTACCAGAAAAATTTTCTTCAGAAGAATTCAACACACTTTCAAAGGAAATAAACCTTTTACTATTAGCTGCAGAAAATTATCTAAAACAGGCAAAAGAAAAATCCGAGATGTTTGAAGTTCTTGCCGAAAATGCTCCAGTTGGAGTGTATCTTTTTAGGGAGAAAATTGAGTATATAAATCCATTTATCAAAAATATTCTGGGATATACCCCTGCAGAAGTTATCGGAAGACCCATTACAGATTTTTTGATAGAAACAGATACCAGACTTAAAGAAAACATTACCAGAAACATTAAAAAAAGACTTAGAGGAGAAAAATTCCGAAATGAATTCCAGATGAAATTGAAAGCAAAAGATGGAACCTTAAAAGACTTATTGATTATATCAAATACGGTATTTATTAATGGAAAACCATACGGTATGGGAATAGCCATTGATATTACCAAAATAAAAGAACTGGAAAATAGATTGAAGGAAATGGTAGAAAAGGATAGTTTAACCAACTTACTAAGCAGAAGAGGGTTTTATAACAAATTGGAATACTTTATCAATCTTTACCGTAAAAATAAAAGCAAATTCTTTCTTCTTTTTATAGACCTGAACCACTTTAAAAATATAAATGATAGTTATGGACATTCTATGGGAGATGAAGTCTTGAAAGTTATAGGAAATCAGTTAAAAAAAGCTCTTTGGAAAGAAGATATCATCGGAAGATTTGGAGGAGATGAATTTGGAGTTATAATCCCTAATTTTGCCAAATTTGACGATATAGTAATCATACTGGAAAAAATAATAAAAGAAATAGAAAAACCAGTTGAGATAAATGGTCATAAATTTTCAATAACTGCAAGTATAGGAATAACAGTATTTCCTGAAGATGGTCTCTCTGCTGAACAACTGATAAAAAGAGCCGACATAGCTATGTATAGAGCAAAAGAAAATTCCAGAAAAACAAATCAAAGTAGTTTTGTATTTTTCTCTCCAGAATTTGAAAAACAGATTAAAGAAAAATTTGAAATAGAAAAAGAACTTAAAAGAGCTGTTCAGGAATTTCCCGAAGAATTCTTCGTTTTATATCAACCTATTTTTGACTTACAGACAAACAGACCGGTCAAGGTGGAAGCTCTCCTAAGATGGAACTCAATAAAATTCGGACTAATGCAACCATCTGTTTTTATACCGATTGCAGAAGAAACAGGCATTATCAGTTCTATTACAAAAATAGTTATTGAAAAGGTAACGAAACAGATAAAAATCTGGCAAGAAAAAGGAATAGAGGTAAGAGCTTCAATAAATATCTCCCCTGTAGATTTTAAAAACGAAAATGTTCTTGAGTTTTTAATAAAAAAAGTAAAAGAAAATAAACTGGAAGGACAAATCTGTGTGGAAATTACAGAGAATATACTCCTTGAAAATATAGACCACAATAAACGTCTCCTGAATAAGCTTGTTCAAAATGGCATAGAAATTATGCTGGATGACTTTGGAACAGGATATTCATCATTAACATATCTAAAAAAATTTCCAATATCTGTTCTGAAAATAGATAGAGAGTTTGTAAAGGACATGACCCATGATGAATATGATAGAGGGATTGTCTTTACTATAATAAAATTAACCCAGATACTTTCAATGAACTCTCTTGCCGAAGGGATAGAAACAGAGGAACATCTAAATATTTTAAAAGAACTGGGATGTACTTACGGTCAGGGTTATTTCTTCAGTAAACCTGTATCACCACAAGAGATTGAAAACAAATACTTTTCCCCCGTTTCTATATAA